A portion of the Krasilnikovia cinnamomea genome contains these proteins:
- a CDS encoding type IV secretory system conjugative DNA transfer family protein — MRPPPLLLHAPSAPSPHPGPGADLVSPLSRPAQLIIDTAAWAAHRPWLLAVAAAALLVYVATRNLLEVWRHHYHATDARVITIAPPPEVDPHSSAALWANLSGTLTPSRKRRLIYGSPHVVWQYTWTGRRLLISVWVPGSVPRGAVEAAIRAAWPGAACTTDNPAPPIPSTATMAAGGHLTPTAAEWLPFATEHDSDPLRALMSAGSQLNADEHACVQILARPAGPRRVARARRAAGRIRAGKTATPTINPAAPLLWLIEAFQTGPSRRTSSAVPAARRDPGVERDVRAILDKTAHPLWQTGVRYAVARTPARAGRLSDGRLRGIADTIGSAFAVYTGRNRLAHRTRMSSPVAVLGGRRLGPGFLTSAPELAALAALPQDLAVPGLDRARARAMPAPVAIAAGGRATKVLGDAEIGGHGIALGVADARYHLHVIGSTGSGKTTLLVNMAVDDIKAGRGTIVIDPHGDMVLDILDRLPASLAHKVVIFDPDQPNPPTINPLEGDDPDLVVDNLVSIFGNIFAKAWGPRMDDVMRVACLTLLRHANVTLQHIPPLLNSAQFRSAMTVGLDDPAGLSGFWQWYDELNPALRSQVIGPVLARLRSFLLRDFVKRTMRYPKASFDMGEILDGGVLLVRIPKGTLGEDTSKLLGSLVLAQVWQATTARAKLAPDQRRDASLIIDEAQNFLTLASSLESMLAEARKYRLSMTLSHQDLAQFPRDLLAAASANARNKIYFTCAPEDARVLARHTLPELDEHDLTHLDAYTAVTRLVVDGRQLPAFTMKTRPSKPLVGEATAIRQIAAQAVPPQDTTAMDDLVEQYSRRRDTRSGGGGQGKRSDTDPRRG, encoded by the coding sequence ATGAGACCACCACCGTTGCTGCTTCACGCGCCGTCGGCGCCCAGCCCCCACCCGGGGCCGGGCGCCGACCTCGTTTCTCCCCTCAGCCGACCCGCCCAACTGATCATCGACACCGCCGCATGGGCGGCGCACCGACCGTGGCTGCTCGCCGTGGCCGCCGCAGCCCTGCTCGTCTATGTCGCCACTCGCAACCTCCTGGAAGTGTGGCGGCACCACTACCACGCGACCGACGCCAGGGTGATCACGATCGCGCCGCCGCCGGAGGTCGACCCGCACAGCTCGGCCGCGCTGTGGGCGAACCTGTCCGGCACGCTCACACCCTCCCGCAAACGCCGGCTGATCTACGGCAGCCCGCACGTGGTCTGGCAGTACACCTGGACCGGCCGCCGGCTGCTGATCAGCGTGTGGGTGCCCGGCAGCGTCCCCCGCGGCGCCGTCGAGGCCGCGATCCGCGCCGCGTGGCCCGGCGCCGCCTGCACCACCGACAACCCGGCCCCACCCATCCCGTCCACCGCCACGATGGCCGCAGGCGGGCACCTGACCCCGACGGCGGCGGAATGGCTGCCGTTCGCCACCGAGCACGACAGCGACCCGCTGCGCGCCCTGATGTCCGCCGGCTCGCAACTCAATGCCGACGAGCACGCCTGCGTGCAGATCCTCGCCCGCCCCGCCGGGCCCCGCCGGGTCGCCCGGGCCCGCCGCGCCGCCGGGCGCATCCGCGCCGGCAAGACCGCCACCCCGACGATCAACCCGGCGGCCCCGCTGCTCTGGCTGATCGAGGCGTTCCAGACCGGTCCCTCCCGGCGCACCAGCTCCGCGGTACCGGCCGCACGCCGCGACCCCGGCGTCGAACGCGACGTGCGGGCCATCCTGGACAAGACCGCGCACCCGCTGTGGCAGACCGGCGTCCGCTACGCCGTCGCCCGCACCCCCGCCCGCGCCGGCCGGCTGTCCGACGGCCGCCTGCGCGGCATCGCCGACACGATCGGCTCGGCGTTCGCCGTCTACACCGGCCGCAACCGCCTCGCCCACCGCACCCGGATGAGCTCCCCGGTCGCGGTCCTCGGCGGTCGGCGCCTCGGCCCGGGGTTCCTGACCTCCGCGCCGGAACTCGCCGCCCTGGCCGCGCTGCCGCAGGACCTGGCCGTGCCTGGCCTGGACCGGGCCCGCGCCCGCGCGATGCCGGCCCCGGTCGCGATCGCCGCCGGAGGCCGGGCGACGAAAGTCCTCGGCGACGCGGAGATCGGCGGCCACGGCATCGCGTTGGGTGTCGCCGACGCCCGCTATCACCTGCACGTCATCGGCTCGACCGGGTCGGGCAAGACGACGCTGCTGGTGAACATGGCCGTCGACGACATCAAAGCCGGCCGCGGCACCATCGTGATCGACCCGCACGGCGACATGGTCCTGGACATCCTCGACCGCCTCCCCGCCAGCCTGGCGCACAAGGTCGTCATCTTCGACCCCGACCAGCCCAACCCGCCCACCATCAACCCCCTCGAGGGCGACGACCCGGACCTGGTCGTCGACAACCTCGTGTCGATCTTCGGCAACATCTTCGCCAAAGCGTGGGGGCCGCGGATGGACGACGTCATGCGGGTCGCGTGCCTCACCCTGCTGCGGCACGCGAACGTCACCCTGCAGCACATCCCACCGCTGCTCAACTCGGCGCAGTTCCGGTCGGCGATGACCGTGGGCCTGGACGACCCGGCCGGGCTGTCCGGGTTCTGGCAGTGGTACGACGAGCTCAACCCGGCCCTGCGCTCGCAGGTCATCGGCCCCGTCCTCGCCCGGCTCAGGTCCTTCCTGCTGCGTGACTTCGTCAAGCGCACGATGCGGTACCCGAAGGCCAGCTTCGACATGGGCGAAATCCTCGACGGCGGGGTCCTGCTGGTCCGGATCCCGAAAGGCACCCTGGGCGAGGACACCAGCAAACTGCTCGGCTCGCTGGTGCTGGCGCAGGTGTGGCAGGCCACCACCGCCCGCGCGAAACTCGCCCCGGACCAGCGCCGTGACGCGTCGTTGATCATCGACGAGGCGCAGAACTTCCTCACCCTGGCCAGCAGCCTCGAGTCGATGCTCGCCGAGGCCCGCAAGTACCGGCTGTCGATGACGCTGTCGCATCAGGACCTGGCCCAGTTCCCCCGCGACCTGCTCGCCGCCGCGTCCGCGAACGCCCGCAACAAGATCTATTTCACGTGCGCGCCGGAGGACGCGAGAGTCCTCGCCCGGCACACCCTGCCCGAGCTCGACGAGCACGACCTGACCCACCTCGACGCCTACACCGCCGTCACCCGGCTGGTCGTCGACGGCCGGCAGCTTCCCGCGTTCACCATGAAGACCCGCCCGTCCAAGCCCCTCGTTGGGGAGGCGACCGCGATCCGGCAGATCGCCGCGCAGGCGGTGCCGCCGCAGGACACCACGGCCATGGACGACCTCGTCGAGCAGTACTCCCGCCGCCGCGACACCAGAAGCGGTGGCGGCGGCCAAGGCAAACGCTCCGACACCGATCCGCGCCGTGGTTGA
- a CDS encoding replication-relaxation family protein — protein sequence MRLLARLTIRDRQLLDWLAEHYLLSTDQIAAALFPSKRAATLRLAALYEMEAVNRFVDVTTGTRQHLYALGPLGALVHPSAYNDPDRPDAPAPRTATDRTERIVGSRKLAHLLGTNQMFIDLHAYSRADPNARLLRWWSEQHATAAYALSGIRPDGHGIWQVGDRTTGFWLEHDRGTEKIATVLGKLRNYAQLAEVGPRYPVLLRVASRRRERNLLDALAGVPAGLPVATGIHSEHPAGPAWTVASDTSGLRRWLHELPSDHGPVNAATNPHRYSGPED from the coding sequence CTGAGGCTGCTCGCCCGGCTCACGATCCGCGACCGGCAGCTGCTCGACTGGCTGGCGGAGCACTACCTGCTGTCCACCGACCAGATCGCCGCCGCGCTGTTCCCGTCGAAGCGGGCGGCGACGCTGCGGCTGGCCGCCCTCTACGAGATGGAGGCGGTCAACCGGTTCGTCGACGTCACCACCGGCACCCGGCAGCACCTCTACGCCCTCGGCCCGCTCGGCGCGCTCGTACACCCGAGCGCCTACAACGATCCCGACCGGCCCGACGCCCCGGCACCGCGCACGGCGACCGATCGCACCGAGCGGATCGTGGGCAGCCGCAAACTCGCGCATCTGCTCGGCACCAACCAGATGTTCATCGACCTGCACGCCTACAGCCGCGCCGACCCGAACGCCCGGCTGCTGCGCTGGTGGTCCGAGCAGCACGCCACCGCCGCCTACGCGCTGTCCGGGATCCGTCCCGACGGGCACGGCATCTGGCAGGTCGGCGACCGCACGACCGGGTTCTGGCTCGAGCACGACCGCGGCACCGAGAAGATCGCCACCGTCCTGGGCAAGCTGCGCAACTACGCCCAGTTGGCCGAGGTCGGCCCCCGCTACCCGGTCCTGCTGCGCGTCGCGTCGCGCCGCCGCGAACGCAACCTGCTCGACGCCCTGGCCGGCGTGCCCGCGGGGCTGCCCGTCGCGACCGGCATCCACAGCGAGCACCCCGCCGGCCCGGCATGGACCGTCGCCAGCGACACCAGCGGCCTGCGCCGCTGGCTGCACGAACTGCCCAGCGACCACGGCCCGGTCAACGCGGCCACCAACCCGCACCGTTACAGCGGCCCCGAAGACTGA